In Ruminiclostridium papyrosolvens DSM 2782, the following proteins share a genomic window:
- a CDS encoding carbohydrate-binding protein: protein MKKSSVFLIGLAMLMVIQGQVYAASFIDYFTATPVIESLSSSCWGAAEVGPRDQSNGLEDKTMSKYCYWDGGIIKGEDGRYHMFASRWNQSAGHNGWFGSVAVHATSTNLYGPYTDQGLCWPNDQGGKGHNVVPLQLKDGRYAIVVSETRRPADIFVSNSLDGPWSKLGSMSIASNSYSSLFSASNVYIMLRPDGRYAAIGRDAVIGISDNILGPYTIQGTNIYAKTQGCPTVNMEDPVIWYSGGEYHIVVNKWDTRKAYHLTSKDGISNWKLQSGYAFDPTSNFIRYTNGTANHWNKLERPNVYMENGHVVAMTLAAIDVAKDKELGNDKHGSKVIVIPFNGAGLDKIDTEPISAFTQIEAERFSDQSGVQSESCNEGGEDIGYIENGDYTVYNNVDFGTDAAGFQARVASSTSGGNIEIRLDSLTGTLIGTCPVTATGDWQTWTDAKCSISGVTGKHNLYLKFTGGSGYLFNFNWFKFTKKDVVTVLAGDLNGDKSVDATDYVLMKKYIVGLISDFPVEDDLKAGDLNSDGEINSLDFAMLKKIILGDI from the coding sequence ATGAAAAAAAGTTCAGTGTTTTTAATTGGTTTGGCTATGTTGATGGTGATTCAAGGGCAAGTATATGCGGCATCATTTATTGACTACTTCACGGCAACACCTGTAATAGAGTCCTTGTCATCTTCTTGCTGGGGTGCCGCGGAGGTAGGTCCACGTGATCAATCCAACGGTTTGGAAGACAAAACCATGTCAAAGTATTGTTATTGGGATGGAGGAATCATCAAGGGGGAAGATGGCAGATACCACATGTTTGCAAGCCGATGGAATCAGAGCGCCGGACATAACGGCTGGTTTGGCTCGGTGGCTGTTCATGCAACAAGTACTAACCTATATGGTCCTTATACGGATCAAGGCTTGTGCTGGCCGAATGATCAGGGAGGTAAAGGCCATAACGTGGTTCCCCTTCAATTAAAGGATGGTCGGTATGCAATTGTTGTTAGTGAAACCAGACGTCCGGCGGATATTTTTGTTTCCAATTCTCTGGATGGGCCATGGTCAAAGCTGGGAAGTATGTCCATTGCTTCAAATTCATACTCATCACTTTTCTCGGCATCAAATGTTTACATTATGCTTCGCCCCGATGGACGTTATGCGGCTATTGGCAGGGATGCGGTAATCGGTATATCTGACAATATTCTTGGACCTTATACCATTCAGGGAACTAATATTTATGCCAAGACTCAGGGATGTCCTACAGTGAATATGGAAGATCCAGTTATCTGGTACAGTGGCGGTGAGTATCATATTGTCGTTAACAAATGGGACACACGCAAAGCATATCACCTTACTTCAAAGGATGGTATCAGCAATTGGAAGCTTCAATCTGGGTATGCTTTTGATCCCACATCGAATTTTATTCGCTATACAAATGGTACCGCTAATCACTGGAATAAACTTGAAAGACCTAATGTATACATGGAGAACGGTCATGTTGTCGCAATGACACTTGCAGCCATAGATGTTGCAAAAGACAAAGAACTGGGCAATGACAAACATGGCAGCAAGGTTATTGTTATCCCGTTTAATGGAGCAGGACTGGATAAAATTGATACTGAACCGATATCAGCCTTTACGCAAATAGAAGCAGAAAGATTCAGCGACCAATCAGGAGTACAGTCTGAGTCTTGCAATGAAGGCGGTGAGGATATTGGGTATATTGAAAATGGAGACTATACTGTATACAATAATGTGGATTTTGGTACCGATGCGGCAGGTTTTCAAGCCAGAGTGGCTAGCAGCACCAGTGGCGGTAATATAGAAATCAGGCTTGACAGTCTCACTGGTACTCTTATAGGAACTTGTCCGGTTACCGCAACCGGAGATTGGCAGACTTGGACGGATGCAAAGTGCAGCATCAGCGGGGTAACTGGAAAACATAACTTATATCTGAAATTTACCGGAGGAAGTGGATACTTATTTAACTTTAACTGGTTCAAATTTACTAAAAAGGATGTAGTAACTGTACTTGCCGGAGATTTGAACGGAGATAAAAGCGTTGATGCGACGGACTATGTACTTATGAAAAAGTATATTGTAGGGTTAATTAGTGATTTTCCTGTAGAGGATGACTTAAAGGCAGGGGATCTTAATTCTGATGGAGAGATAAATTCACTTGATTTTGCTATGTTAAAGAAGATTATTCTGGGAGATATTTAG
- a CDS encoding ABC transporter permease: MKSKIMLRLTMFESKLFLRNFINIFFLLVFPTLMILLFGGIYGNTPNEVYGGAGMVDVSVPAYAGMIISVTGLMSLPLTICEYREKKILKRYMATPIKPVYVIVSQICVNTFMTITGMALLIVVAKLVFNLNFTGNVLEVAIVFLLSIFSIFSIGFLIASIAPNMKAAGAIANLIYFPMLFLTGATVPIEIMPHFMQRISKILPVTHVVEAMKHVWLGDGISTCWQSILVLIGVMIGCFALSIKFFRWE; the protein is encoded by the coding sequence ATGAAATCAAAAATAATGTTAAGGCTTACAATGTTTGAATCTAAATTGTTTTTACGCAATTTTATCAATATATTTTTTCTACTAGTATTCCCTACCCTGATGATTTTACTTTTTGGGGGTATATATGGGAATACTCCTAATGAAGTGTACGGTGGGGCAGGAATGGTAGATGTATCGGTACCGGCATATGCAGGAATGATAATTTCGGTAACGGGACTTATGAGCTTGCCCCTTACTATATGTGAATACAGGGAGAAAAAGATACTTAAAAGATATATGGCCACACCCATAAAACCGGTTTATGTAATTGTCTCGCAAATATGTGTCAACACCTTCATGACAATTACCGGAATGGCTTTGCTGATTGTAGTTGCGAAGCTTGTATTTAATCTGAATTTTACCGGGAATGTGCTTGAAGTTGCCATTGTATTTCTTTTATCAATCTTTAGTATTTTTTCCATAGGATTTCTCATTGCAAGTATTGCACCAAACATGAAGGCTGCCGGTGCAATTGCAAATCTTATTTATTTCCCAATGCTCTTTTTAACAGGGGCAACTGTTCCTATTGAGATTATGCCTCATTTTATGCAGCGCATTTCAAAAATTTTACCTGTAACTCATGTGGTTGAAGCAATGAAACATGTATGGTTAGGTGATGGTATTTCTACATGCTGGCAAAGTATTTTAGTGCTTATTGGAGTTATGATAGGGTGCTTTGCATTATCAATAAAATTTTTTAGGTGGGAGTAA
- a CDS encoding ABC transporter ATP-binding protein, which produces MITVDSLSIKYKDFCAVDNISFSVNKCEIFGIIGSNGAGKTSTVECIEGLRKPTSGRINVMGFEPWKDRKKLQEIMGVQLQDTSYQERAKVYELCELYSSFYNNPMPYNELLGAMGLEEKRKAYISKLSGGQKQKLAIVLSLISNPKLVFLDELTTGLDPKARRQMWDMILKLRENGLTIVIVSHFMDEVETLCDRIAIMSKGHIENIGTIGSIISEYDLKQKISFKAANLDVEGFKKLGLEVTVQKENDVITLLGKADDYVNRVLTYLTENNIAYKDLNVKKPDLEDVFLDMVGYIPEDEVTHDKK; this is translated from the coding sequence ATGATTACAGTTGATTCACTTAGTATTAAGTATAAAGACTTCTGTGCCGTTGATAATATTTCCTTTTCAGTGAATAAGTGTGAGATATTTGGTATTATTGGATCTAACGGGGCTGGAAAAACATCCACAGTTGAGTGTATTGAAGGTCTTCGTAAGCCAACAAGTGGCAGAATTAATGTTATGGGATTTGAGCCTTGGAAAGATAGAAAAAAATTACAAGAAATAATGGGAGTTCAGTTGCAGGATACTTCTTATCAGGAGCGAGCAAAAGTATACGAGCTTTGTGAATTGTATTCTTCTTTTTACAATAATCCAATGCCCTATAATGAATTACTTGGTGCAATGGGGTTAGAAGAAAAAAGAAAGGCATATATCTCCAAACTATCAGGCGGACAAAAGCAAAAGTTGGCTATAGTATTATCGTTAATTTCAAATCCTAAATTGGTATTTCTGGATGAGCTTACAACGGGGCTGGATCCAAAAGCTCGCAGACAGATGTGGGATATGATTTTAAAGCTGCGTGAAAATGGGCTGACGATTGTAATTGTCTCACATTTTATGGATGAAGTGGAAACCCTTTGCGACAGAATTGCTATAATGAGTAAGGGACACATAGAAAACATAGGGACAATCGGCAGTATTATTAGTGAATACGATTTAAAACAAAAGATATCTTTCAAAGCTGCCAATCTGGATGTTGAAGGCTTTAAAAAGTTAGGGCTTGAAGTGACTGTACAAAAGGAAAATGATGTTATTACTCTCCTTGGTAAAGCGGATGATTATGTAAATCGTGTGCTTACATATTTAACTGAGAATAATATAGCGTATAAGGACTTAAATGTTAAAAAACCGGATTTAGAAGATGTTTTTCTGGATATGGTTGGATATATACCGGAAGATGAAGTTACTCATGATAAAAAGTAA
- a CDS encoding CPBP family intramembrane glutamic endopeptidase yields MDNALIVAVVGYCCMFVWLFIFKQSYKNTYIKNRISLFISSLFGIPASYSYSVFATFLYCALPVISSIVVAKTAKIHIFNLFPLEVSLELFATIILGVVAAMSLVAVFIIVSLKLAPSMDIAGEISKIKWIEGIFQIPKKIAWLLPILSASFEEVFFRGVFLQGLVSNGMNNVIAVIVVTAAFILNQVLLTDTKVQGLVLGFSSVSISIVGCIMFFASGSIIPSMIMHASFAGFYANGNDYRS; encoded by the coding sequence ATGGATAATGCTTTAATTGTTGCTGTCGTTGGTTACTGCTGTATGTTTGTATGGCTTTTTATATTTAAGCAGTCTTATAAAAATACATATATAAAGAATAGGATATCCCTTTTTATATCGTCATTGTTTGGAATTCCGGCATCCTACTCTTATTCGGTTTTTGCAACCTTTTTATATTGTGCTTTGCCTGTAATAAGTAGTATTGTTGTGGCAAAAACAGCAAAAATCCATATTTTTAATTTATTTCCCTTAGAGGTGAGTCTTGAACTTTTTGCAACGATAATCCTTGGAGTAGTAGCCGCTATGTCATTAGTAGCAGTATTCATTATTGTTAGCTTGAAGTTAGCACCGAGTATGGATATTGCAGGTGAGATATCTAAAATTAAATGGATAGAAGGTATTTTTCAAATACCAAAAAAGATAGCATGGTTGCTCCCGATTTTAAGCGCAAGCTTTGAAGAAGTATTTTTTAGAGGAGTATTTCTTCAAGGCTTGGTTTCAAATGGCATGAATAATGTTATTGCAGTTATCGTGGTTACTGCAGCTTTTATATTAAATCAGGTTTTACTGACGGACACAAAGGTACAGGGATTGGTGCTTGGTTTTTCCAGTGTTTCTATTTCCATAGTAGGATGTATTATGTTTTTTGCAAGTGGGAGCATTATTCCGTCCATGATTATGCATGCTTCCTTTGCAGGGTTTTATGCAAATGGTAATGATTATAGGTCGTAG
- a CDS encoding CPBP family intramembrane glutamic endopeptidase, translated as MNIHILCHSLLVLLATVYPVSIPQIALNFTRGYPRKNQEVSYLMNCVIVSAVLYLLSWSLIPTGGKVFITSEIIWYLIAIVSAPVLIGVELAVGGIILKLSKIKVKGISINANWSKMSAVGCVLTVLLAIIEEFIYRQMWSTVIIDNLGRGTIIFVFTSSVVYGLNHLYYGFSTFLQKTVSGILFAVMFLLSGGCILVPLIAHSLQNIIILIMGRCKKNG; from the coding sequence ATGAATATCCACATCCTTTGCCATAGCCTTTTAGTACTGTTAGCAACGGTGTACCCGGTTTCGATTCCGCAAATTGCGCTGAACTTTACCAGAGGGTACCCAAGAAAAAATCAAGAAGTCTCATATTTAATGAATTGTGTAATCGTAAGTGCTGTATTGTACTTGCTGAGCTGGAGTTTAATACCCACGGGCGGTAAGGTTTTTATTACGTCGGAAATTATATGGTACTTAATAGCAATTGTTTCCGCACCTGTGTTGATTGGCGTGGAATTAGCTGTCGGAGGAATAATACTTAAGTTATCCAAAATAAAGGTTAAAGGGATTTCAATAAATGCAAACTGGTCAAAGATGTCTGCCGTTGGGTGCGTTTTGACTGTACTCCTTGCAATCATTGAAGAATTTATATACAGACAAATGTGGAGTACTGTAATTATAGACAATTTAGGCCGGGGTACTATTATATTTGTATTTACAAGCTCCGTTGTGTATGGATTAAACCATCTATATTATGGCTTTTCGACATTTTTGCAGAAAACCGTCAGTGGGATTCTCTTTGCAGTGATGTTTTTGCTTAGCGGAGGATGTATCCTCGTTCCGCTTATTGCACATTCATTACAGAATATTATTATTCTAATCATGGGGAGATGCAAGAAAAATGGATAA
- a CDS encoding YcaO-like family protein, whose translation MIRFYPSYEHIMNQYRYIGGNQTGIMHGVLAPMVHMPPEPCLKSVTGRMPNYHKITFNDPEKHVEYHLSGYGMYHEEALIKLIGESVERYSSVSTEKLLREKAVYCSYKEMKKQGKVMPLEYLNIFSAEQQKTLAQMMPAYSPEHATEDDIIGWIKCASLVHPGEDVWVPMQILCIGFVKNSEKGEKFFTPSFSTGTASHRSLKKALLNALVEYIQIDSFVLSWYTKQKSKRVIIDDPDVLKCFEACGLGKDSPYEVIPLLVTMPDMDLPVYLNVLKRKDKKLPYLIVGTQGDLNAKNGVLRGSMEATAIIFMHMFNALFDPEKIEFSNTTSAFADLDTNVLYYGVPDKAKEIDALLEQLTGDTIKLSEIESRWENDVDAQISHLLSEVSKVSEYAVYVDITPPEVIEKGWSVVRTLIPELCGMCLPGFPFKNHPRMKKFGGVTNEYPHPLP comes from the coding sequence ATGATAAGATTTTATCCATCGTATGAGCATATTATGAATCAATACAGATACATTGGCGGAAATCAAACAGGTATTATGCATGGGGTTTTAGCACCTATGGTTCACATGCCGCCTGAGCCTTGTCTGAAATCTGTAACTGGACGTATGCCCAATTATCATAAAATAACTTTCAATGATCCGGAGAAACATGTTGAGTATCATCTGAGCGGATATGGAATGTATCATGAGGAGGCATTGATTAAGTTAATTGGGGAAAGTGTAGAACGTTATTCTTCTGTAAGTACAGAAAAGCTTTTAAGAGAGAAAGCAGTTTATTGCAGTTATAAGGAAATGAAAAAACAAGGAAAAGTAATGCCGTTAGAATACCTTAATATTTTTTCCGCGGAGCAGCAAAAGACCTTAGCCCAGATGATGCCGGCATATTCACCTGAACATGCAACAGAAGATGATATAATCGGCTGGATTAAATGTGCGTCATTGGTTCATCCGGGTGAAGATGTATGGGTACCCATGCAAATACTGTGTATCGGGTTTGTTAAGAACTCTGAGAAAGGTGAAAAATTCTTTACACCTTCCTTTTCAACGGGAACTGCATCCCATCGTTCATTAAAAAAGGCACTGCTAAATGCGTTAGTAGAATATATTCAAATTGATTCATTTGTCCTTTCATGGTATACAAAGCAAAAATCAAAAAGAGTTATAATAGATGACCCCGATGTTTTAAAATGTTTTGAAGCTTGTGGACTTGGAAAGGATTCCCCTTATGAAGTGATTCCATTACTTGTAACTATGCCGGATATGGACTTGCCGGTTTATCTTAATGTGTTAAAGAGAAAAGATAAAAAGCTTCCATATTTAATTGTAGGTACGCAAGGAGATTTGAATGCTAAAAATGGTGTTTTAAGAGGCTCAATGGAGGCAACAGCTATCATATTTATGCATATGTTTAATGCACTATTTGATCCGGAAAAAATAGAATTTTCTAATACTACGTCTGCATTTGCAGATTTGGATACAAATGTTTTGTACTATGGGGTTCCCGATAAAGCAAAAGAAATTGATGCTTTATTGGAGCAGCTCACAGGGGATACAATAAAATTGTCGGAAATTGAATCTCGTTGGGAAAACGATGTTGATGCTCAAATTTCACATTTGTTAAGTGAAGTGTCAAAAGTTAGTGAATATGCAGTGTATGTAGATATTACACCACCTGAGGTTATCGAAAAAGGGTGGAGTGTTGTAAGGACATTGATACCTGAGCTTTGCGGTATGTGCTTGCCCGGTTTTCCTTTTAAGAATCATCCAAGAATGAAGAAATTTGGTGGTGTAACAAATGAATATCCACATCCTTTGCCATAG
- a CDS encoding bacteriocin biosynthesis cyclodehydratase SagC family codes for MSKNSNNLVFRDNVSVYDNGANEIRLRMGVLNYEEAELDLSTLTKNLSVFMRKVFYALQSEEGYNEDAINEVLLEPYEKEVVQSLLNELRATNYITSVETKGIDEELTLALLGYLQHEEIESEDDANKKQVLFFADDEYTVNSAKNLAEEMNFTLNIMDVQTMQEIKNADLTSNMDGLARVQQMSHFEEMFKKYDAVVGCMKNLSIILMRNLNRICMEVEIPIVLTFIDGPVVCALATNPYSTGCLECFELRALARLEDHVQYHNFVKVEKNSSKYTSKGSKGLVPLLNLLVNLAVSEAYLIRKIGVSKFTGRLLTIYLPTLEIQAQDILRVPFCPACGAVSKIKLEEKNISSRALVDEMVANAIKIK; via the coding sequence ATGTCTAAAAATTCTAATAATTTGGTTTTTCGTGATAATGTGAGTGTCTATGATAACGGTGCAAATGAAATTCGTTTGCGTATGGGAGTATTAAATTATGAGGAAGCAGAATTAGATTTATCTACTTTAACAAAAAACCTGTCTGTTTTTATGAGAAAGGTATTTTATGCGCTTCAAAGTGAAGAGGGATACAATGAGGACGCTATTAATGAAGTCCTTCTGGAGCCATATGAAAAAGAAGTAGTGCAATCATTATTGAACGAACTTCGTGCAACAAACTATATTACATCAGTTGAAACAAAAGGTATAGATGAAGAGTTGACACTGGCTTTATTGGGATATTTACAGCATGAAGAAATTGAATCGGAAGATGATGCGAATAAAAAGCAAGTTTTATTTTTTGCTGATGATGAATATACTGTGAATTCAGCTAAAAATCTTGCAGAAGAAATGAATTTTACATTAAATATTATGGACGTTCAAACAATGCAGGAAATTAAAAATGCAGATTTAACTTCCAATATGGATGGTTTGGCTCGTGTACAGCAGATGAGCCATTTTGAAGAGATGTTTAAGAAGTATGATGCTGTTGTTGGTTGTATGAAAAACCTCTCTATTATATTAATGAGAAACTTAAATCGAATTTGCATGGAAGTTGAAATTCCAATAGTCTTAACTTTTATTGATGGGCCTGTGGTTTGTGCACTTGCTACCAATCCATATTCCACGGGCTGCTTAGAGTGCTTTGAATTGAGAGCACTTGCAAGATTGGAAGACCATGTTCAATATCATAATTTTGTAAAGGTTGAGAAAAATTCATCCAAGTACACATCAAAAGGAAGCAAAGGGCTTGTTCCATTATTGAACTTATTGGTGAACTTAGCAGTCTCTGAGGCTTATTTGATTAGAAAAATCGGGGTTTCCAAATTTACCGGAAGATTGTTGACTATTTACCTTCCAACCCTTGAAATACAAGCACAGGATATTTTACGCGTGCCTTTCTGTCCTGCATGTGGTGCTGTTTCCAAGATTAAGCTGGAAGAGAAAAATATTTCGTCACGTGCGTTAGTAGATGAAATGGTGGCTAATGCAATTAAGATTAAATAA
- a CDS encoding SagB family peptide dehydrogenase — MDSKGKKYLEEHAHYREIISMSSQYALISPYADTTVVRTPEVVLKGIYHSRVNRFVSEEYLLNFRTYSARLDFRIGISRFRARDALLSFAMRNKKEQAYDNTIKLPQAKKIKAAFSAVLQARRSVRTFKGSIPLKDFATILFYSQGITGYLQLKEKAADAERIMLRAAPSGGGFYPVKLYIVAWNVEGLERGIYEYYPYEHSLRLIEKGYSEEDLNALAGFGDIKVEDSAFCVAYVYELYLNSHKYGNAGAAYGFIEAGEIAENAQLTTTALGYGACDLGGYDKQFIEKRFGLDGISKQVIHFTVFGNGGVI; from the coding sequence ATGGATAGTAAGGGGAAAAAGTATTTAGAGGAACATGCACATTATCGTGAAATTATAAGTATGAGTTCACAATATGCTCTGATTTCACCATATGCCGATACTACAGTTGTTCGTACTCCGGAAGTTGTTTTAAAGGGAATTTACCATTCAAGAGTAAATAGATTTGTTAGCGAAGAGTATTTGCTTAATTTTCGTACATACAGTGCAAGGCTTGACTTTAGAATTGGAATCAGCCGATTTCGTGCTAGAGATGCATTACTTTCTTTTGCAATGCGTAATAAAAAAGAACAGGCATATGATAATACAATTAAACTTCCTCAGGCAAAAAAAATAAAAGCTGCTTTTAGTGCAGTTTTGCAAGCCCGAAGAAGTGTAAGAACATTTAAAGGGTCTATTCCTTTAAAAGACTTTGCAACCATTCTTTTTTATTCACAGGGGATTACGGGATATCTGCAATTGAAAGAAAAAGCGGCGGATGCAGAGCGTATTATGCTTCGTGCAGCTCCATCCGGAGGCGGTTTTTACCCGGTGAAACTATATATTGTTGCATGGAATGTGGAGGGGCTGGAGAGAGGGATTTATGAATACTATCCTTATGAACATTCTCTTAGGTTAATAGAGAAAGGGTATAGTGAGGAAGATTTGAATGCTCTTGCGGGCTTTGGTGATATAAAAGTTGAAGATTCAGCTTTTTGTGTTGCGTATGTATATGAATTATATTTAAATTCTCATAAATATGGTAATGCGGGTGCTGCATACGGATTTATTGAAGCGGGAGAAATAGCGGAAAATGCACAGTTGACAACAACGGCACTTGGGTATGGTGCATGTGATTTAGGGGGATATGATAAGCAATTTATTGAAAAAAGATTTGGCCTTGATGGAATTAGTAAGCAAGTTATACACTTTACAGTATTTGGAAATGGGGGAGTTATATAA
- the asnB gene encoding asparagine synthase (glutamine-hydrolyzing), producing the protein MCGIVGIVSPKNSIPDQLIERMAGAIVHRGPDGEGYYYSSKVQLGARRLSIVDTKNGVQPIYNENKSIVAVFNGEIYNYMELMNQLISKGHAFNTLCDAEVIVHLYEEFGVEMLDKVDGQFSFAIYDQSDSRVFIARDRNGICPLYYSVVNNTIYFASEIKAIVQADEVEIRPSISGLYEQFVFWSPAEGRTVFENIYQIPPSGYALIDGKIGLQINLYHRFSDYAQKFDYSSINELKNEIYTTLKKSILDRLMCDSDVKWGIYLSGGLDSTILMKLLNECGYDEFTTFSLGFKDYRIDESAYQALGLEGNKGQHIKITVSDEDILSHLLKVIKHCEVPLYKLGAVPMYMLSKAAHKNGVKFVLSGEGADELFYGYDIYKETLFRKYCSLNPASNIRTNGIKNFISPINMNNSYILEGYKKYYSAFFQGSNEFIYSMQSRITASSSIVEYFNKENKESIDLNDISNEVYQQFTRESNELSVMKKCQAVQMKLLLAGYLLSTQGDRVLLANSVEGRYPFLDRRLIRLAYSIPDNLKLAGYKEKYILKEAFSDIVPEPIIRRTKYQYSTPGVELFLNNINQFEDYLAKNTFDRYGVFDYGKVHSLIKELKENSGSIQRNITHDMTLIYVITTHMLLESACEKFV; encoded by the coding sequence ATGTGTGGTATTGTGGGAATTGTTTCACCAAAGAATAGTATTCCTGACCAGTTAATTGAAAGAATGGCTGGTGCTATAGTACATAGGGGGCCGGACGGTGAGGGCTACTATTATAGTTCTAAGGTTCAATTAGGGGCGAGAAGGCTGAGCATCGTTGACACGAAGAATGGGGTGCAACCCATATATAACGAGAATAAGTCCATCGTTGCAGTATTTAACGGCGAAATATACAATTATATGGAATTAATGAATCAGTTAATTTCAAAGGGACATGCCTTTAATACATTATGTGATGCTGAAGTTATTGTGCATTTATATGAGGAATTCGGGGTGGAAATGCTGGACAAAGTTGATGGCCAGTTTTCATTCGCAATTTATGATCAGTCTGACAGCAGAGTGTTTATTGCTCGAGACAGAAATGGTATTTGCCCTCTTTATTATTCTGTAGTGAATAACACTATATATTTTGCATCGGAGATTAAAGCAATTGTACAGGCAGATGAAGTTGAGATACGTCCCAGTATATCGGGACTTTACGAACAGTTTGTTTTCTGGTCACCTGCTGAGGGACGAACAGTTTTTGAAAATATTTATCAGATACCACCATCGGGGTATGCTTTAATTGATGGAAAAATCGGCTTACAGATAAATTTATACCATCGTTTTAGTGACTATGCTCAGAAGTTTGATTACAGTAGTATTAATGAGCTTAAAAATGAAATATATACAACACTTAAGAAATCCATTTTAGATAGGCTTATGTGTGATTCAGATGTAAAATGGGGAATTTACTTAAGTGGCGGGCTTGACTCTACGATTTTGATGAAATTATTAAACGAATGTGGGTATGATGAATTTACTACGTTTTCTCTTGGATTTAAAGATTATAGAATTGATGAATCTGCATATCAGGCCTTGGGTTTAGAAGGAAATAAAGGACAGCACATAAAGATTACGGTCAGTGATGAAGATATCCTTTCACATCTTTTAAAAGTAATAAAACATTGTGAGGTTCCGCTATATAAGTTGGGTGCTGTCCCAATGTATATGCTTTCCAAAGCGGCACACAAAAATGGAGTCAAGTTTGTTTTGAGCGGAGAAGGAGCAGATGAGCTGTTTTATGGCTATGATATCTATAAAGAGACACTTTTTAGAAAGTACTGTTCTCTAAATCCTGCATCAAATATTAGAACTAATGGAATTAAAAATTTTATTTCTCCCATCAATATGAATAATAGTTATATACTGGAAGGTTATAAAAAATACTATTCAGCTTTCTTCCAGGGAAGTAATGAGTTTATTTATTCTATGCAGTCACGTATTACAGCCAGTTCTTCCATTGTTGAGTATTTTAATAAAGAAAACAAGGAGAGCATTGACTTAAATGATATATCTAACGAGGTGTATCAGCAATTTACTCGGGAATCAAACGAGTTGTCTGTGATGAAAAAATGTCAGGCTGTTCAGATGAAATTACTGTTAGCAGGTTATCTTTTATCAACACAAGGCGACCGGGTGCTATTAGCAAATTCCGTAGAGGGAAGATATCCTTTCCTTGATCGTCGTTTAATCAGACTTGCTTATTCTATTCCGGACAATTTAAAGTTAGCAGGTTACAAGGAAAAATATATTTTAAAAGAAGCATTTTCTGATATTGTGCCTGAACCAATCATAAGAAGAACCAAGTATCAATACTCTACACCGGGTGTGGAGCTTTTCTTAAATAATATAAATCAATTTGAAGACTATTTGGCCAAAAACACTTTTGATAGGTATGGTGTTTTTGATTACGGGAAAGTACATTCATTAATAAAAGAATTAAAAGAAAATTCAGGTAGTATTCAAAGAAATATTACACATGATATGACCCTTATTTATGTGATAACAACACATATGCTTTTAGAATCAGCCTGTGAAAAATTTGTATAA